In the Ruminococcus sp. OA3 genome, one interval contains:
- the fdhF gene encoding formate dehydrogenase subunit alpha: protein MIHAIIDGIPVEVGKGTTILQAAEAAGITIPTLCYIKGLMPDGSCRMCMVEIENRGWSKLDTACSAHVSEGDVIQTKSEKVIASRRGVLDLLLSNHKTDCFSCPSNGVCKLQDYCYEYGVEKTSYEGEMTEFPIDDSNPFFTYNPNLCILCHRCVNTCNKIVGRGAIDTAERGFNSVISTPFGVDWRNSSCESCGNCVAACPTGALTMKRRKEYRPWQVEKKVLTTCPHCATGCQYYLVVKDGKVVDTEAADGPSNRGLLCVKGRSGSFDFVHSPERLKYPLIKNKETGEFERATWDEALDLVASKFMEIKKKYGPDALAGFACSRSPNEDIYMMQKLVRCAFGTNNVDNCARVCHSASVAGLAMTLGSGAMTNPIADITQNPDVIMLVGSNPEEAHPVVGMQIRQAVQRGCKIIVADPRDIGLAQNADIHLKLRPGTNVAFANGIMHVIIEEGLQDMKFIEERTEGYEKIKEIVKDYTPEKVGEICHIDPEDLRKAAIMYAKADKAPIIYCLGVTEHSTGTEGVMSMSNMALLVGKLGREGCGVNPLRGQNNVQGACDMGALPGDFPGYQKVKNPEVIEKFEKAWGTKLSTEPGLHATDVWPKAIQGEVKGLYIFGEDPIVTDPDTSHIIKALETLDFVVMNELFMTETAQYADVILPGVSYAEKEGTFTNTERRVQRVRKAVTLPGEARLDTDIFIDIMNRMGYPQPYLTSAEIMDEIASVTPSFGGISHARLDAGETLQWPCLSKDHPGTPIMHVGKFSRGLGWFYPAEYVPSAELPDEDYPIILMTGRILYHYTTRAMTGKTPGLMEIEGKSFIEMNFKDADALGIKNGDKVKVSSRRGQIESTARVGRKVSQGESWMPFHFPDGNCNWLTNPALDKYARIPEYKVCAVKIEKA, encoded by the coding sequence ATGATTCATGCAATAATCGATGGGATTCCTGTAGAGGTCGGGAAAGGTACGACGATCCTGCAGGCTGCCGAGGCGGCGGGTATCACAATTCCTACGTTATGTTATATCAAGGGACTGATGCCGGATGGTTCCTGCCGTATGTGTATGGTAGAAATCGAGAACCGCGGATGGAGCAAACTGGATACCGCCTGTTCCGCGCACGTGTCGGAAGGCGATGTGATCCAGACAAAGAGTGAGAAAGTCATTGCATCAAGAAGAGGGGTTTTGGATCTGCTGCTATCCAATCATAAGACAGATTGCTTTTCCTGTCCGTCAAACGGTGTCTGCAAGCTGCAGGATTACTGCTATGAGTACGGAGTGGAGAAGACATCATATGAAGGCGAGATGACGGAATTCCCGATAGACGATTCCAATCCGTTCTTCACATACAATCCGAACCTCTGTATTTTATGCCATCGCTGCGTCAATACCTGTAATAAGATCGTGGGCAGAGGTGCGATTGATACTGCAGAGCGCGGCTTTAATTCCGTGATCTCCACGCCGTTCGGTGTGGATTGGAGGAACAGCTCCTGTGAGTCCTGCGGAAACTGTGTGGCAGCCTGTCCGACGGGGGCACTGACGATGAAGCGCAGAAAAGAATACCGTCCGTGGCAGGTAGAGAAAAAAGTACTGACCACATGCCCTCACTGCGCAACGGGATGCCAGTACTATCTGGTCGTAAAGGATGGAAAAGTAGTGGATACAGAGGCGGCAGACGGTCCGTCCAACCGCGGTCTGCTCTGCGTCAAAGGCCGTTCCGGGTCCTTTGACTTCGTACATTCGCCGGAACGTCTGAAATACCCGCTGATCAAAAATAAAGAGACGGGTGAATTTGAGCGAGCAACCTGGGATGAGGCGCTCGACCTGGTGGCATCCAAGTTCATGGAGATTAAGAAAAAATACGGTCCCGACGCTCTGGCAGGATTTGCCTGCTCGCGTTCCCCGAATGAAGATATCTATATGATGCAGAAGCTGGTTCGCTGTGCCTTTGGCACCAACAATGTGGATAACTGTGCACGCGTGTGCCATTCGGCGTCGGTGGCAGGTCTTGCGATGACACTGGGATCCGGAGCCATGACCAATCCGATCGCTGATATTACGCAGAATCCCGATGTCATCATGCTGGTAGGATCCAATCCGGAGGAAGCACATCCGGTAGTGGGAATGCAGATCCGCCAGGCCGTACAGCGCGGATGCAAAATCATCGTAGCAGACCCGCGTGATATAGGGCTTGCACAGAATGCGGATATTCATCTGAAACTCCGTCCGGGAACAAACGTTGCGTTTGCAAACGGTATCATGCACGTGATCATCGAAGAGGGACTTCAGGATATGAAGTTTATCGAGGAGCGGACAGAAGGCTATGAAAAGATTAAGGAAATCGTAAAAGACTATACACCGGAAAAAGTAGGAGAGATCTGCCATATTGATCCGGAAGACTTAAGAAAAGCGGCGATCATGTATGCGAAGGCTGATAAAGCACCGATTATCTACTGTCTCGGTGTTACTGAGCATTCCACCGGTACAGAAGGGGTTATGTCCATGTCCAACATGGCGCTGCTCGTGGGCAAACTCGGCAGAGAGGGATGCGGTGTAAATCCGCTGCGCGGACAGAACAACGTACAGGGGGCCTGCGATATGGGTGCACTGCCGGGTGACTTCCCAGGCTACCAGAAAGTTAAAAATCCAGAAGTCATTGAGAAGTTCGAGAAGGCATGGGGGACAAAACTCAGCACGGAGCCGGGACTTCATGCGACAGATGTGTGGCCTAAGGCGATCCAGGGTGAGGTAAAAGGGCTGTATATCTTCGGGGAGGACCCGATCGTAACAGATCCGGATACAAGCCACATCATCAAGGCGCTGGAAACACTGGATTTTGTCGTGATGAACGAGTTGTTTATGACAGAGACGGCACAGTATGCCGACGTGATCCTGCCGGGTGTGAGCTACGCAGAAAAAGAAGGAACATTTACGAATACGGAGCGTCGCGTACAGAGAGTCAGAAAAGCCGTGACGCTGCCGGGAGAGGCAAGGCTGGATACCGATATTTTTATCGATATCATGAACCGTATGGGATATCCGCAGCCATATCTGACATCGGCCGAGATCATGGATGAGATCGCATCCGTGACACCGAGCTTTGGAGGAATCAGCCATGCCAGGCTGGATGCCGGTGAGACGCTGCAGTGGCCATGTCTTTCCAAAGATCATCCGGGAACACCGATCATGCATGTGGGCAAATTTTCCAGAGGGCTCGGCTGGTTCTATCCGGCAGAGTATGTGCCTTCCGCAGAGCTTCCGGATGAAGATTATCCGATCATCCTGATGACAGGACGTATTCTGTATCACTATACGACAAGAGCGATGACCGGAAAAACACCGGGGCTGATGGAGATTGAAGGTAAGTCCTTTATTGAAATGAATTTTAAAGATGCAGATGCACTTGGCATTAAAAACGGAGATAAAGTAAAAGTATCTTCCAGACGAGGCCAGATCGAATCGACGGCACGCGTCGGAAGAAAAGTGTCACAGGGTGAATCCTGGATGCCGTTCCACTTTCCGGATGGAAACTGTAACTGGCTGACCAACCCGGCACTGGACAAATACGCCAGAATTCCGGAGTATAAGGTCTGTGCAGTTAAAATTGAGAAGGCATAA